From the genome of Streptomyces sp. V1I1, one region includes:
- a CDS encoding winged helix DNA-binding domain-containing protein produces the protein MASKTTYPVLGNRALNRATLQRQLLLRRAPKSAMSVKGAVEHLVGLQAQNVKPPYYALAARLDGFDPAALSALMASREVARLVTMRSTIHTHTAEDCLTLRPLVQAARDRELKQFRAGLAGVDLARLGALSRELVEEQPRTMKELREALLKQWPDADPFALSVAARCVLPLVQVTPRGLWGSSGQVTLTTAEHWFGRRAEPAPAPDATVLRYLAAFGPASVKDMQIWAGLTRMREVFERLRPQLAVFQDEHGVELFDLPDGPRPDPGTPAPPRFLPEFDNLLLSHADRSRLVPEEYRTSTWKGNQAYSTLLVDGYLAGIWRLTETDETATVTVQAFGTLTRAQQGAVAEEGERMLTAMSSAGAHDIRFGTFSE, from the coding sequence ATGGCCTCGAAGACGACGTATCCCGTACTCGGCAACCGCGCCCTCAACCGCGCAACGCTTCAGCGTCAGCTCCTGCTGCGCCGCGCCCCCAAGTCCGCGATGTCCGTCAAGGGCGCCGTCGAGCACCTCGTCGGCCTCCAGGCGCAGAACGTGAAGCCGCCGTACTACGCCCTCGCCGCCCGGCTGGACGGCTTCGACCCCGCAGCGCTCTCCGCGCTGATGGCATCCCGCGAGGTCGCGCGATTGGTCACCATGCGTTCCACCATCCATACGCACACCGCCGAGGACTGCCTCACCCTGCGGCCGCTGGTCCAGGCCGCACGCGACAGGGAGCTCAAGCAGTTCCGGGCGGGCCTGGCCGGGGTCGATCTGGCCCGGCTCGGCGCCCTCAGCCGTGAGCTGGTCGAGGAGCAGCCCCGGACCATGAAGGAACTGCGCGAGGCGCTGCTGAAACAGTGGCCGGACGCCGATCCGTTCGCCCTGTCCGTCGCCGCCCGCTGCGTACTGCCACTGGTGCAGGTCACCCCGCGCGGCCTGTGGGGCAGTAGCGGCCAGGTCACGCTCACCACCGCCGAGCACTGGTTCGGCCGGAGGGCGGAGCCCGCGCCCGCGCCCGACGCCACCGTGCTCCGCTACCTCGCGGCCTTCGGCCCCGCCTCCGTCAAGGACATGCAGATCTGGGCCGGGCTGACCCGGATGCGGGAGGTCTTCGAGCGGCTGCGGCCGCAGCTGGCCGTCTTCCAGGACGAGCACGGCGTCGAGCTCTTCGACCTCCCCGACGGGCCCCGGCCGGACCCCGGGACCCCGGCGCCGCCCCGCTTCCTGCCCGAGTTCGACAATCTGCTGCTCTCGCACGCGGACCGCAGCCGCCTCGTGCCCGAGGAGTACAGGACGAGCACCTGGAAGGGCAACCAGGCGTACTCGACCCTCCTCGTCGACGGCTACCTCGCCGGGATCTGGCGGCTGACCGAGACCGACGAGACCGCGACCGTTACCGTCCAGGCCTTCGGGACGCTGACCCGTGCGCAGCAGGGCGCCGTGGCCGAGGAGGGGGAGCGGATGCTCACCGCCATGTCCTCGGCCGGAGCGCACGACATCCGCTTCGGGACCTTCAGCGAGTAG
- a CDS encoding response regulator transcription factor — protein sequence MHEPADAVEMRAALLRLRRTTGLPVAFGGLLHDARRLRIAELSGAATGALRGLGICAGNGLGGKSMALSRPCAVTVVVRRKVRGVLYGALREPTAIGDRTFDAAVAAARDVEQALVVRDEVQRLLAAAREPVAGAGAWEEVREAHGELRALAPRIVDQALRETLLSVCGRLATAAGGRPREHTVTLTPRELDVVACVAAGSTNAAAAERLGLKPETVKGYLRSAMRKLGAHTRLEAVVAARRARLLP from the coding sequence GTGCACGAGCCGGCCGATGCGGTGGAGATGCGAGCGGCGCTGCTGCGGCTGCGCCGGACGACCGGGCTGCCGGTCGCCTTCGGCGGTCTGCTGCACGACGCACGCCGGCTGCGGATCGCCGAACTGAGCGGCGCGGCGACTGGCGCACTGCGGGGCCTCGGGATCTGCGCGGGCAACGGCCTCGGCGGCAAGTCCATGGCGCTGTCCCGGCCGTGCGCGGTGACCGTGGTCGTACGGCGCAAGGTACGGGGCGTGCTCTACGGCGCGCTGCGTGAGCCGACGGCGATCGGCGACCGGACCTTCGATGCCGCGGTGGCGGCGGCGCGCGATGTGGAGCAGGCGCTGGTCGTACGGGACGAGGTGCAGCGGCTGCTGGCGGCGGCGCGGGAGCCGGTGGCGGGTGCCGGGGCGTGGGAGGAGGTCCGCGAGGCGCACGGCGAGCTGCGGGCGCTGGCCCCGCGGATCGTCGACCAGGCGCTGCGGGAGACGCTGCTGTCGGTCTGCGGCCGGCTGGCGACCGCGGCGGGAGGCCGGCCGCGCGAGCACACGGTCACGCTGACGCCGCGCGAGCTGGACGTGGTGGCGTGCGTCGCGGCGGGCTCGACGAACGCGGCAGCGGCCGAGCGGCTCGGTCTGAAGCCGGAGACGGTGAAGGGCTATCTGCGGTCCGCGATGCGGAAGTTGGGGGCGCACACCCGACTGGAGGCGGTGGTGGCGGCGCGGCGCGCGCGGCTGCTGCCGTAG
- a CDS encoding AMP-binding protein translates to MTSGSAAEGFRAARDFLLEHREDYATAYAGFAWPRPERFNWALDWFDEIATGNDRTALHIVEEDGSEITVSFSEMSVRSNQVANWLRAQGVRAGDRILVMLGNQQELWMIALAAMKLRAVVIPATPLLGPLDLSDRIERGRARHVIVREADTAKFAEVPGDYTRIAVAERGAAGVPGWLEFDGAFSTPDDFEPDGVTHAHDPLMLYFTSGTTARPKLVEHTHLSYPVGHLATMYWIGLKPGDVHLNISSPGWAKHAWSNLFAPWNAEATVFIHNYTRFDAARLMAEMDRAGVTSFCAPPTVWRMLIQADLGQLRTPPREVVAAGEPLNPEVIETVRREWGVTVRDGFGQTETAVQVSNSPGQLLKAGSMGRPSPGYRVVLLDPVTGEPGATEGEISLDLSGHPVGLMTGYHGDPERTAEAMAGGFYRTGDIGARDADGYITYVGRSDDVFKASDYKISPFELESALLEHEAVAEAAVVPAPDPVRLAVPKAYIVLAEGWEPGPGTAKLLFEHSRSVLAPYKRIRRLEFAELPKTVSGKIRRIELRERTADGSAAEYDEGDLR, encoded by the coding sequence ATGACTTCAGGCAGCGCGGCGGAAGGTTTCCGGGCAGCCCGGGACTTTCTGCTGGAGCACCGGGAGGACTACGCGACGGCGTACGCAGGCTTCGCCTGGCCGCGGCCCGAGCGCTTCAACTGGGCGCTGGACTGGTTCGACGAGATCGCCACCGGCAACGACAGGACCGCGCTGCACATCGTCGAGGAGGACGGCAGCGAGATCACCGTCTCGTTCAGTGAGATGTCCGTACGCTCGAACCAGGTCGCCAACTGGCTGCGGGCCCAGGGCGTACGAGCCGGGGACCGGATCCTCGTGATGCTCGGCAACCAGCAGGAACTGTGGATGATCGCGCTTGCCGCGATGAAGCTGCGGGCGGTCGTCATCCCGGCTACCCCGCTGCTCGGCCCGCTGGACCTCAGTGACCGCATCGAACGCGGACGCGCCCGGCACGTCATCGTGCGGGAGGCGGACACCGCCAAATTCGCCGAGGTGCCGGGGGACTACACCAGAATCGCGGTGGCGGAGCGGGGCGCGGCCGGCGTGCCGGGCTGGCTCGAATTCGACGGGGCGTTCTCCACGCCGGATGACTTCGAGCCCGACGGTGTCACACACGCCCACGACCCGCTGATGCTCTACTTCACCTCCGGCACGACCGCCCGCCCCAAACTGGTCGAGCACACCCATCTCTCGTACCCCGTCGGCCACTTGGCGACCATGTACTGGATCGGGCTCAAGCCCGGCGATGTGCATCTGAACATCTCCTCGCCCGGCTGGGCCAAGCACGCCTGGTCCAATCTCTTCGCGCCCTGGAACGCCGAGGCGACCGTCTTCATCCACAACTACACGCGCTTCGACGCGGCCCGGCTGATGGCGGAGATGGACCGCGCGGGAGTGACCAGCTTCTGCGCCCCGCCCACCGTGTGGCGGATGCTGATCCAGGCGGACCTCGGCCAACTGCGTACGCCGCCGCGCGAGGTGGTCGCGGCCGGAGAACCGCTCAACCCCGAGGTCATCGAGACCGTACGACGCGAGTGGGGCGTCACCGTCCGGGACGGGTTCGGGCAGACGGAGACGGCCGTGCAGGTCTCCAACAGCCCAGGTCAGCTGCTGAAGGCTGGCTCCATGGGCCGTCCGAGCCCCGGCTACCGGGTGGTGCTCCTGGACCCGGTGACGGGCGAGCCGGGCGCCACGGAGGGTGAGATCTCGCTGGACCTGTCCGGTCATCCTGTCGGCCTGATGACCGGGTACCACGGGGACCCGGAGCGTACGGCCGAGGCGATGGCCGGCGGCTTCTACCGCACCGGCGACATCGGCGCGCGTGACGCCGACGGATACATCACCTACGTCGGGCGCTCCGACGACGTCTTCAAGGCGTCCGACTACAAGATCTCGCCGTTCGAGCTGGAGAGCGCGCTGCTGGAGCACGAGGCGGTGGCGGAGGCGGCGGTGGTGCCCGCACCCGACCCGGTGCGGCTCGCCGTGCCGAAGGCGTACATCGTGCTGGCGGAGGGCTGGGAGCCGGGCCCCGGCACGGCGAAGCTGCTCTTCGAGCACTCGCGCTCCGTCCTCGCCCCGTACAAGCGCATCCGCCGTCTTGAGTTCGCGGAGCTGCCCAAGACCGTCTCGGGGAAGATCCGCCGGATCGAGCTGCGGGAGCGTACGGCGGACGGCTCGGCGGCCGAGTACGACGAGGGGGACCTGCGGTGA